From Paraflavitalea devenefica, the proteins below share one genomic window:
- a CDS encoding RagB/SusD family nutrient uptake outer membrane protein — translation MKATYYIPALLLILSTTACKKNFLDVVPDNVATLDNAFTMRSEAEKYLATCYSYLPNDGDPVSNVAYQAGDEFWLAYPPASLTATNWNIARGNQNVVRPYGNIWDGDYFENVGYDNMFTGIRTCNTFLENVGDVKKIPDLTMDERTRWLGEVMFLKAYYHFLLLRQYGPIPIMDKSIPINAPLEQTKVRRETVDSVVNYIANLLDEAAAKLPVSLLTPSTELGRITKAIALSIKTKVLVLGASPLFNGNADYINFKDKQDRLLINTTYSAEKWQRAAAAGAAAIKACEDAGIYLYKFINTTGFSLTPGTITQMSIRNAVCEKWNQEWIWANSESSTWQLQYSSMAHIDPANSGNSSIYGTLGPTMQVVRQFYTKNGVPITEDKTLDFSNANQLRTASHDERIDFVEGYQTARVNYDREPRFYADLGFDGGRWYMQNSPSRTDENTWSAQLRLGQFGAGVAVTITTYYPKKMVNWKFAYQSNNSSHIEDYPLPTMRLADLYLLYAEALNEASGPSEDVYKYLNLIRERAGLPTVQQSWTNYAIDPGAYLTKEGLRTIIRNERNIELSFEGHRFWDLRRWKLAGQLLNGNVTGWDRSGTADRPDLFYTPTTYYNMRFVVPRDYLWPIRENNLPVNENLVQNPGW, via the coding sequence ATGAAAGCAACTTATTATATACCAGCGCTGCTGTTGATCCTGTCAACTACAGCTTGTAAAAAGAACTTCTTAGATGTGGTGCCGGATAACGTGGCCACGCTTGATAACGCCTTTACCATGCGGTCGGAGGCGGAAAAATACCTGGCTACCTGTTATTCTTACCTGCCCAATGATGGCGACCCCGTAAGCAATGTGGCCTATCAGGCAGGAGATGAGTTTTGGCTGGCTTATCCGCCTGCCAGTCTTACCGCCACCAACTGGAATATTGCCCGTGGCAACCAGAATGTGGTAAGGCCCTATGGCAATATCTGGGATGGCGACTATTTTGAAAATGTGGGATACGACAATATGTTTACGGGCATCCGTACCTGCAATACCTTCCTGGAGAATGTAGGCGATGTAAAGAAGATCCCCGACCTCACGATGGATGAAAGAACAAGGTGGCTGGGCGAGGTCATGTTCCTGAAAGCGTATTATCATTTCCTGCTGCTGCGGCAATATGGCCCCATTCCCATCATGGACAAAAGCATTCCCATCAATGCACCGCTGGAGCAAACCAAGGTAAGGCGTGAAACAGTAGATTCTGTTGTGAATTATATTGCTAACCTGCTGGATGAAGCAGCCGCCAAATTGCCGGTTTCCCTGCTTACGCCTTCTACAGAACTGGGCCGTATTACAAAGGCCATCGCGTTAAGCATAAAAACAAAAGTGTTGGTATTGGGCGCCAGTCCGCTGTTTAACGGTAACGCCGATTATATCAACTTTAAGGACAAGCAGGACCGGTTACTGATCAATACGACTTACAGTGCAGAAAAATGGCAGCGGGCTGCGGCAGCCGGTGCAGCAGCGATCAAAGCCTGTGAAGATGCCGGTATCTACCTGTATAAATTCATTAATACCACCGGGTTCTCCCTTACACCGGGAACGATTACTCAAATGAGCATACGCAATGCCGTTTGTGAAAAGTGGAACCAGGAATGGATCTGGGCCAATTCCGAATCCTCTACCTGGCAGTTGCAGTATTCTTCCATGGCCCATATTGATCCAGCTAATTCGGGTAACTCCAGCATTTATGGCACCCTGGGGCCCACCATGCAGGTAGTACGGCAGTTCTATACAAAAAATGGCGTACCCATTACAGAAGATAAAACATTGGACTTCTCCAACGCCAATCAATTGAGAACAGCCTCCCATGACGAGCGCATTGATTTTGTGGAAGGGTACCAGACCGCCAGGGTCAATTATGACCGGGAGCCACGTTTTTATGCCGACCTCGGTTTTGACGGCGGAAGATGGTATATGCAAAACAGCCCCAGCCGTACCGATGAAAATACCTGGAGCGCCCAATTGCGGTTAGGCCAGTTTGGCGCCGGGGTGGCCGTGACCATCACTACTTATTACCCCAAGAAAATGGTGAACTGGAAGTTTGCCTACCAAAGCAACAACAGCAGCCATATAGAAGATTATCCTTTGCCCACCATGCGCCTCGCCGATCTGTACCTGTTGTATGCAGAAGCATTGAATGAAGCGTCCGGACCTTCCGAAGACGTATACAAATACCTGAACCTCATCCGGGAGCGGGCGGGCCTGCCAACTGTTCAGCAGAGCTGGACCAATTATGCCATCGATCCCGGTGCTTACCTCACCAAAGAAGGTTTGCGTACGATCATTCGCAATGAGCGCAATATTGAATTGTCATTCGAAGGGCACCGGTTCTGGGACCTGCGCCGCTGGAAACTGGCCGGTCAATTACTCAACGGTAATGTTACCGGCTGGGACAGGAGCGGCACTGCCGACCGGCCCGACCTGTTTTATACGCCTACTACTTATTACAATATGCGTTTTGTAGTGCCCAGGGATTATTTGTGGCCCATCCGGGAAAATAACCTCCCGGTCAATGAAAACCTGGTACAAAATCCGGGCTGGTGA